Genomic segment of Desulfovibrio sp.:
GCAGAAATCGCCAGGCGCCGCCACGACACCTACCGCCGGGCCCTATCCGACGGTTTGCTGGCCCATGTGCCGAACTGCCACCTTCTCTCAGACGGCGCAGCCGTCCTGTACTTCAACGATCCCCAAGCCATACTTCAATACCCGGCGCATGAGGGCCAGGAACTCGGGCCCTACCTTCGCGAAAATTTCACGGTTTCCATGCGCCAGGGAGTCGAGCAGTCGTCCCTTCCTTTGAACATGGATGCCTGGCTCACCAAGCACTCCGGGAGCGAATTCGTCCTGGCGGGCAACGGACAGAGCCGGAACGGCCATCCCGTCAGGTATCTGCTGAGGCTTGACCGGGTCCGCATCCACAGCCAGGAACGCCACCTCCTCACCTTCACGGACATCTCCCTTATCGAATCCGAACGTGAGCGCTTCTACCAGTTGGCGGGCCGGGATTACCTGACAGGAGTCGGCAACCGGCAGGCCTTTGAAACCGAACTCGCCAGGGAGATCGAACGGTCCAAGCGCTACGGTTCAGACTTAAGCCTTGTGATGTTGGACATCGACGATTTCAAATCCGTGAACGACACCTTGGGGCATCAGACCGGAGACGCCGTGCTGGTCGCCCTGGCCCGGTGCATGGCCGCCGAGGTGCGCGTCACGGACATCATCTGCCGTTTCGGGGGGGAAGAATTCATGGTGATCATGCCCCAGAGCGAGCTGGAAGGGGCTCTCAGCTGCGCGGGCAAGCTCGGACATTCCATCGCCGAGTACGATTTCGGCATCGGCAGGCGGATCACGGTCAGTTTGGGCGTGGCCCAATACCAACCGGGCGAATCGTCCCACACCCTGGTCCGCCGCGTGGACACGGCGCTCTACGAGGCCAAGGGGACAGGAAAAAACCGGGTGGTCACCGCCCTGGACGCACCCTTTTCTTGCAGCGACAATGAAGAGGCAGGCCCATCCTCAAGGTAGAAAGAGCCGGCATTACCTTATATTCCTCTGCTAGCAGCACCTATCCCAAGGCATTCACATTGGCCGGCCCCCGTCTGACGGGACGGTGGTATTCGACGTCCGGTCTTCCAAACAGCATGGCGTACCCAAGGACATGATCGTTGGGGATGCCGAGCTTGGCCACCAGGTCGGGGCACACGGCAAGGGCCATCATGAACAAGCCGTCCCAC
This window contains:
- a CDS encoding GGDEF domain-containing response regulator, coding for MRSLTVLLVEDDNTARQGLALALEAKVSRVFQADNGDSGFSQYASIRPDIIITDIRMPRMDGLAMVRAIRDSGGDPFIIIASGAGEEQAFLEAIELGVNLFIKKPYNAEDIFTGLERAAAEIARRRHDTYRRALSDGLLAHVPNCHLLSDGAAVLYFNDPQAILQYPAHEGQELGPYLRENFTVSMRQGVEQSSLPLNMDAWLTKHSGSEFVLAGNGQSRNGHPVRYLLRLDRVRIHSQERHLLTFTDISLIESERERFYQLAGRDYLTGVGNRQAFETELAREIERSKRYGSDLSLVMLDIDDFKSVNDTLGHQTGDAVLVALARCMAAEVRVTDIICRFGGEEFMVIMPQSELEGALSCAGKLGHSIAEYDFGIGRRITVSLGVAQYQPGESSHTLVRRVDTALYEAKGTGKNRVVTALDAPFSCSDNEEAGPSSR